Proteins co-encoded in one Anabas testudineus chromosome 8, fAnaTes1.2, whole genome shotgun sequence genomic window:
- the ccnf gene encoding cyclin-F isoform X2 has protein sequence MKAGVHCRCSKCYSVPTRKRVRKRTPALTLLSLPEEVLLCVLQCLSAEDLLSVRAVHSQLRDIVDNHSSVWARVSFRDTWPSPNTLWLFERAAEKGNFEAAVKLGIAYLYNEGPLLIDEGRADVCGRKASHFFSLAESLRSPMADPFIWVFIRPPWSPTGSCCKAVVFDRLKAECDNNVQKRGPLLHCLARVLHLFDDDERKSEAIYMLEQSSQAGCLQSSYLLWDHNRKAAMADPGRYLQCVRTLRDYAGKGCWEARLSLAKVCSSGNPLGLEANACSDLVAQLFSSTNTVSRHCAQSILRRGIKDTMRYILVDWLVEVTTMKDFSSLTLHVTVGCVDRYLAVRSVPKARLQLLGIACMVVCTRYISKEILTIREAVWLTDNTYKYEDLVRMMGEVVSVLEGKIRSPTLLDYGDVLLSLLPLERRTTHLFSYICELSLLYSALATPPPAKLACAALLLTRALHHYAPLWPCQLVDYTGFSKHDLVSLSVVLYVKCFSQDVPKDYRHVSLTGVKQRFEDEAYQHISKEKIMDFKELCQILEIPEVEPQMEPPSPTGQPDIRAFLASPSSTSKRRRDDNMQAHRASFVATPTAELSNQEETLVGDILDWSLDTSFSGYEGDQEEESEGEKDADSSMMSIKLNVLTDADKGLEHCRALSSDDDSFCETERDVNMDHQGQESPSFSTDIHSSGYSSVQSVQSPSSTCSSSSLMPCTFKPFAANLGAASANAQPGFRLLVPMQRPRGTSSKQVKRKNSAAHSGGEVEREEEDEEGNEYSVNVGFLSL, from the exons ATGAAAGCGGGCG tCCACTGCCGTTGTTCGAAATGCTACTCGGTTCCAACAAGAAAGCGGGTCCGTAAGCGAACTCCAGCCCTAACCTTGCTGTCTCTGCCTGAGGAAGTCCTCCTGTGTGTGCTCCAGTGCCTCTCAGCTGAGGATCTGCTGTCTGTCAGAGCA GTTCACTCCCAGCTGCGGGACATTGTTGACAACCACTCCAGTGTATGGGCTAGGGTCAGTTTCAGAGATACGTGGCCCTCTCCCAACACCTTATGGCTTTTTGAAAG agctgctgagaaaGGGAATTTTGAAGCCGCTGTGAAGCTTGGGATTGCTTATTTGTACAATGAAGGAC CATTGCTGATTGATGAGGGACGAGCGGATGTATGTGGTCGCAAGGCCTCCCACTTTTTTAGCCTGGCAGAAAGCCTGCGGTCTCCCATGGCAGATCCCTTTATCTGGGTGTTCATCCGTCCACCATGGTCGCCCACTGGCAGCTGCTGCAAGGCCGTAGTGTTTGACCGTCTCAAGGCTGAGTGTGACAACAATGTG CAGAAGAGGGGGCCCTTATTGCACTGTTTGGCCAGAGTTTTGCATCTTTTTGAT GATGATGAAAGGAAGTCAGAGGCCATATATATGCTGGAGCAGTCTTCACAAGCTGGTTGTCTACAGAGCTCCTACTTGTTGTGGGATCACAACCGCAAAGCAGCT ATGGCAGATCCAGGCAGGTACCTCCAGTGTGTCCGAACCCTCAGGGACTATGCTGGCAAGGGATGCTGGGAGGCACGG CTCTCTCTGGCCAAAGTGTGCAGCAGTGGGAATCCACTCGGTTTGGAGGCAAACGCCTGCTCTGACTTAGTGGCCCAGCTCTTCAGTTCCACTAATACAGTATCACGGCACTGCGCTCAGAGCATCCTCAGACGTGGCATAAAGGACACTATGAG ATACATCCTGGTGGACTGGCTTGTGGAGGTGACAACTATGAAGGATTTCTCCAGCCTGACACTGCATGTGACAGTGGGGTGTGTAGACAGATACCTAGCTGTGCGCTCTGTCCCAAAGGCTCGCCTTCAGTTATTGGGCATTGCCTGCATGGTAGTTTGTACACG tTATATCAGTAAAGAAATCCTGACCATACGTGAAGCTGTTTGGCTCACAGACAACACCTACAAATATGAGGACCTGGTTCGAATGATGGGAGAGGTGGTGTCAGTGCTGGAGGGAAAGATCAGG AGCCCCACACTGCTAGACTACGGGGACGTTCTCCTatctctgctgcctctggaGAGACGGACCACTCACCTGTTCAGCTACATCTGTGAGCTGTCACTGCTCTACTCTGCTCTTGCCACACCACCACCTGCCAAACTTGCCTGTGCTGCACTGCTGCTTACACGAGCACTACATCACTATG ctcctctgtggcCCTGTCAGTTAGTTGACTACACAGGCTTCTCTAAGCACGACCTTGTCTCCCTTTCTGTGGTGCTCTATGTCAAGTG tttTAGTCAAGATGTCCCCAAAGATTACAGACATGTGTCTCTCACTGGAGTTAAGCAGCGGTTTGAGGATGAGGCCTACCAGCATATCAGCAAAGAAAAG ATAATGGATTTTAAAGAGCTGTGTCAAATCTTGGAGATTCCGGAGGTGGAGCCTCAGATGGAGCCTCCTAGTCCCACTGGTCAACCAGATATTCGCGCCTTCCTTGCCTCTCCATCCAGCACCAGCAAGCG GCGACGCGATGACAACATGCAGGCCCATAGAGCCAGTTTTGTGGCAACCCCCACGGCAGAGCTGTCCAATCAGGAGGAGACACTGGTGGGAGACATCCTGGACTGGAGCTTGGATACTTCCTTTTCTGGTTACGAGGGAGACCAGGAGgaagagagcgagggagagaaaGATGCCGATT ctTCAATGATGTCCATCAAACTTAATGTGCTGACTGATGCGGACAAAGGACTTGAGCACTGCCGAGCCTTATCCAGTGATGACGACAGCTTCTGTGAAACAGAAAGGGACGTGAACATGGATCACCAAGGCCAGGAATCCCCTTCCTTCTCTACAGACATTCACAGTTCAGGATACTCCTCCGTCCAGAGTGTCCAGAGCCCCTCATCCAcatgctcttcctcctccctcatgCCTTGCACATTCAAGCCCTTTGCCGCAAATTTAGGTGCAGCTTCTGCTAATGCGCAGCCAGGCTT
- the ccnf gene encoding cyclin-F isoform X1, with amino-acid sequence MKAGVVHCRCSKCYSVPTRKRVRKRTPALTLLSLPEEVLLCVLQCLSAEDLLSVRAVHSQLRDIVDNHSSVWARVSFRDTWPSPNTLWLFERAAEKGNFEAAVKLGIAYLYNEGPLLIDEGRADVCGRKASHFFSLAESLRSPMADPFIWVFIRPPWSPTGSCCKAVVFDRLKAECDNNVQKRGPLLHCLARVLHLFDDDERKSEAIYMLEQSSQAGCLQSSYLLWDHNRKAAMADPGRYLQCVRTLRDYAGKGCWEARLSLAKVCSSGNPLGLEANACSDLVAQLFSSTNTVSRHCAQSILRRGIKDTMRYILVDWLVEVTTMKDFSSLTLHVTVGCVDRYLAVRSVPKARLQLLGIACMVVCTRYISKEILTIREAVWLTDNTYKYEDLVRMMGEVVSVLEGKIRSPTLLDYGDVLLSLLPLERRTTHLFSYICELSLLYSALATPPPAKLACAALLLTRALHHYAPLWPCQLVDYTGFSKHDLVSLSVVLYVKCFSQDVPKDYRHVSLTGVKQRFEDEAYQHISKEKIMDFKELCQILEIPEVEPQMEPPSPTGQPDIRAFLASPSSTSKRRRDDNMQAHRASFVATPTAELSNQEETLVGDILDWSLDTSFSGYEGDQEEESEGEKDADSSMMSIKLNVLTDADKGLEHCRALSSDDDSFCETERDVNMDHQGQESPSFSTDIHSSGYSSVQSVQSPSSTCSSSSLMPCTFKPFAANLGAASANAQPGFRLLVPMQRPRGTSSKQVKRKNSAAHSGGEVEREEEDEEGNEYSVNVGFLSL; translated from the exons ATGAAAGCGGGCG tagtCCACTGCCGTTGTTCGAAATGCTACTCGGTTCCAACAAGAAAGCGGGTCCGTAAGCGAACTCCAGCCCTAACCTTGCTGTCTCTGCCTGAGGAAGTCCTCCTGTGTGTGCTCCAGTGCCTCTCAGCTGAGGATCTGCTGTCTGTCAGAGCA GTTCACTCCCAGCTGCGGGACATTGTTGACAACCACTCCAGTGTATGGGCTAGGGTCAGTTTCAGAGATACGTGGCCCTCTCCCAACACCTTATGGCTTTTTGAAAG agctgctgagaaaGGGAATTTTGAAGCCGCTGTGAAGCTTGGGATTGCTTATTTGTACAATGAAGGAC CATTGCTGATTGATGAGGGACGAGCGGATGTATGTGGTCGCAAGGCCTCCCACTTTTTTAGCCTGGCAGAAAGCCTGCGGTCTCCCATGGCAGATCCCTTTATCTGGGTGTTCATCCGTCCACCATGGTCGCCCACTGGCAGCTGCTGCAAGGCCGTAGTGTTTGACCGTCTCAAGGCTGAGTGTGACAACAATGTG CAGAAGAGGGGGCCCTTATTGCACTGTTTGGCCAGAGTTTTGCATCTTTTTGAT GATGATGAAAGGAAGTCAGAGGCCATATATATGCTGGAGCAGTCTTCACAAGCTGGTTGTCTACAGAGCTCCTACTTGTTGTGGGATCACAACCGCAAAGCAGCT ATGGCAGATCCAGGCAGGTACCTCCAGTGTGTCCGAACCCTCAGGGACTATGCTGGCAAGGGATGCTGGGAGGCACGG CTCTCTCTGGCCAAAGTGTGCAGCAGTGGGAATCCACTCGGTTTGGAGGCAAACGCCTGCTCTGACTTAGTGGCCCAGCTCTTCAGTTCCACTAATACAGTATCACGGCACTGCGCTCAGAGCATCCTCAGACGTGGCATAAAGGACACTATGAG ATACATCCTGGTGGACTGGCTTGTGGAGGTGACAACTATGAAGGATTTCTCCAGCCTGACACTGCATGTGACAGTGGGGTGTGTAGACAGATACCTAGCTGTGCGCTCTGTCCCAAAGGCTCGCCTTCAGTTATTGGGCATTGCCTGCATGGTAGTTTGTACACG tTATATCAGTAAAGAAATCCTGACCATACGTGAAGCTGTTTGGCTCACAGACAACACCTACAAATATGAGGACCTGGTTCGAATGATGGGAGAGGTGGTGTCAGTGCTGGAGGGAAAGATCAGG AGCCCCACACTGCTAGACTACGGGGACGTTCTCCTatctctgctgcctctggaGAGACGGACCACTCACCTGTTCAGCTACATCTGTGAGCTGTCACTGCTCTACTCTGCTCTTGCCACACCACCACCTGCCAAACTTGCCTGTGCTGCACTGCTGCTTACACGAGCACTACATCACTATG ctcctctgtggcCCTGTCAGTTAGTTGACTACACAGGCTTCTCTAAGCACGACCTTGTCTCCCTTTCTGTGGTGCTCTATGTCAAGTG tttTAGTCAAGATGTCCCCAAAGATTACAGACATGTGTCTCTCACTGGAGTTAAGCAGCGGTTTGAGGATGAGGCCTACCAGCATATCAGCAAAGAAAAG ATAATGGATTTTAAAGAGCTGTGTCAAATCTTGGAGATTCCGGAGGTGGAGCCTCAGATGGAGCCTCCTAGTCCCACTGGTCAACCAGATATTCGCGCCTTCCTTGCCTCTCCATCCAGCACCAGCAAGCG GCGACGCGATGACAACATGCAGGCCCATAGAGCCAGTTTTGTGGCAACCCCCACGGCAGAGCTGTCCAATCAGGAGGAGACACTGGTGGGAGACATCCTGGACTGGAGCTTGGATACTTCCTTTTCTGGTTACGAGGGAGACCAGGAGgaagagagcgagggagagaaaGATGCCGATT ctTCAATGATGTCCATCAAACTTAATGTGCTGACTGATGCGGACAAAGGACTTGAGCACTGCCGAGCCTTATCCAGTGATGACGACAGCTTCTGTGAAACAGAAAGGGACGTGAACATGGATCACCAAGGCCAGGAATCCCCTTCCTTCTCTACAGACATTCACAGTTCAGGATACTCCTCCGTCCAGAGTGTCCAGAGCCCCTCATCCAcatgctcttcctcctccctcatgCCTTGCACATTCAAGCCCTTTGCCGCAAATTTAGGTGCAGCTTCTGCTAATGCGCAGCCAGGCTT